The Pseudomonas orientalis genome contains a region encoding:
- a CDS encoding CheR family methyltransferase yields MSSDPRFSAFLKERIGLDVASVGEAIIERAVRQRCQLSQAPTAGAYWQLLQSSHDEQQALIEAVIVPETWFFRYPESFATLARLAHARLAEIKQMRALRILSLPCSTGEEPYSIAMALLDAGLAPHQFKVQGMDVSPLSVERARRGVYGKNSFRGADLEFRDRHFTEDGGAYRIADRVREQVRLQVGNLLDPALLANESSYDFVFCRNLLIYFDQPTQKQVFDVLKELTHVDGVLFIGPAEGSLLGRHGMRSIGVPQSFAFSRHAESVAPAPVFAPLPAPTRPRSAAPVALKPRPFSTVGAQAAPVKAPHTEAGELLNQIATLANEGKSAEARAACERYLGSHPPVAQVFYWLGLLSDVAGNAPQAQGYYRKALYLEPQHPQALMHLAALLESQGDSAGARRLQARAARSERADSESKR; encoded by the coding sequence ATGAGCAGTGATCCGCGCTTTTCGGCCTTCCTCAAGGAACGCATCGGCCTGGACGTCGCGTCGGTGGGCGAGGCGATCATCGAGCGCGCGGTGCGCCAGCGTTGCCAACTGTCCCAGGCGCCCACAGCGGGCGCCTACTGGCAGCTCCTGCAAAGCTCCCACGATGAGCAGCAGGCACTGATCGAAGCGGTGATCGTTCCCGAGACCTGGTTTTTCCGCTACCCCGAGTCCTTTGCGACCCTGGCGCGCCTGGCCCATGCACGCCTGGCCGAGATCAAGCAGATGCGCGCCCTGCGCATTCTCAGCCTGCCGTGCTCCACCGGCGAAGAACCCTATTCGATTGCCATGGCCCTGCTCGACGCCGGCCTGGCGCCGCACCAGTTCAAAGTGCAAGGGATGGACGTCAGCCCGCTGTCCGTGGAGCGTGCCCGCCGCGGTGTGTACGGCAAGAACTCCTTTCGCGGCGCCGACCTTGAATTTCGCGACCGGCATTTCACTGAAGACGGCGGCGCCTACCGCATCGCCGACCGGGTGCGCGAGCAAGTACGCCTGCAAGTCGGCAACCTGCTCGACCCGGCGCTGTTGGCCAATGAGTCCAGCTACGATTTTGTATTCTGTCGCAACCTGCTGATCTATTTCGATCAGCCCACCCAGAAGCAAGTCTTCGATGTGCTCAAGGAACTGACCCACGTGGACGGCGTGTTGTTTATCGGCCCGGCCGAAGGCAGCCTGCTGGGACGCCATGGCATGCGTTCGATTGGCGTGCCGCAATCCTTTGCGTTCAGCCGGCACGCGGAGTCGGTCGCGCCAGCCCCGGTGTTTGCACCGCTACCGGCGCCCACGAGGCCGCGCAGTGCGGCACCTGTTGCGCTCAAACCGCGCCCGTTCAGTACGGTCGGCGCCCAGGCGGCGCCGGTCAAGGCACCGCACACGGAGGCCGGCGAGCTGCTCAACCAGATCGCCACCTTGGCCAATGAGGGCAAGAGTGCCGAGGCCCGCGCTGCGTGCGAGCGCTATCTGGGCAGCCATCCGCCAGTGGCCCAGGTGTTCTACTGGCTGGGCTTGCTCAGCGATGTAGCCGGCAACGCCCCCCAAGCCCAAGGGTATTACCGTAAAGCCTTATACCTGGAGCCGCAGCATCCGCAGGCCTTGATGCACCTGGCCGCGTTGCTCGAGTCCCAGGGCGACAGTGCGGGGGCGCGTCGTTTACAGGCGCGCGCCGCGCGTAGCGAGCGAGCTGACAGTGAGTCCAAACGATGA
- a CDS encoding chemotaxis protein CheW, producing MSSPDALDTAGLDLTLADTQAIDDCWNRIGIHGDKSCPLLVEHIHCRNCSVYSAAATRLLDRYALAQDERPAQASGEIDDQVATRSLLMFRLGEEWLGIATRCLVEVAPLQPIHSLPHQRSRALLGVANVRGALVACLSLVELLGLDSANTGATGGRIMPRMLIIAAQDGPVVVPVDEVDGIHAIDERTLSAASASGTQASARFTQGVLQWKGRSLRWLDEAQLLSAVTRSLA from the coding sequence ATGAGTAGCCCTGACGCGCTGGATACCGCTGGCCTGGACCTGACCCTGGCCGACACCCAAGCCATCGACGACTGCTGGAACCGCATCGGCATCCATGGCGACAAATCCTGCCCCTTGCTGGTGGAGCACATCCATTGCCGTAACTGCTCGGTGTATTCGGCCGCGGCCACGCGCCTGCTCGACCGCTATGCGCTGGCGCAGGACGAGCGTCCCGCGCAAGCCAGCGGCGAGATCGATGACCAGGTGGCCACCCGTTCCTTGCTGATGTTCCGCCTCGGCGAAGAGTGGCTGGGCATCGCTACCCGTTGCCTGGTGGAAGTTGCGCCCCTGCAGCCGATCCACTCCTTGCCGCACCAGCGCTCCCGGGCTTTGCTGGGCGTGGCCAACGTACGCGGCGCATTGGTGGCCTGCCTGTCGCTGGTGGAACTGCTCGGCCTGGACAGCGCCAATACCGGCGCCACCGGCGGGCGCATCATGCCGCGCATGCTGATCATTGCCGCGCAGGATGGCCCGGTGGTCGTGCCGGTGGACGAAGTGGATGGCATCCATGCCATCGATGAGCGCACCTTGAGCGCCGCGTCGGCCTCCGGTACCCAGGCCAGCGCGCGTTTCACCCAGGGCGTATTGCAGTGGAAAGGCCGCAGCCTGCGTTGGCTGGACGAGGCTCAATTGTTGTCCGCCGTGACCCGGAGCCTCGCATGA
- a CDS encoding chemotaxis protein CheW yields the protein MSDFAAKRGAVPAAKKALFLVFHIGTERFALKATEVVEVLPRLPLKPIAQAPVWVAGIFAHRGALVPVIDLSALTFGTVAQARTSTRLVLVNYQPQAGSQARWLGLILEQATDTLRCDPAEFQPYGLDNRQAPYLGPVREDALGLMQWIGVAELLSDDVRALLFSSELSL from the coding sequence ATGAGCGACTTCGCGGCTAAACGCGGCGCCGTCCCGGCAGCGAAAAAGGCGTTGTTCCTGGTGTTCCACATCGGCACTGAGCGCTTTGCCCTCAAGGCCACCGAAGTGGTCGAGGTGCTGCCGCGCCTGCCGCTCAAACCCATCGCCCAGGCACCTGTGTGGGTGGCGGGCATCTTTGCCCATCGCGGCGCGCTGGTGCCGGTAATCGACCTGAGCGCCCTGACCTTTGGCACCGTGGCCCAGGCCCGTACGAGTACGCGGCTGGTGCTGGTCAATTATCAGCCACAAGCCGGGAGCCAGGCGCGGTGGCTGGGCCTGATTCTGGAGCAGGCCACCGACACCCTGCGTTGCGACCCCGCCGAGTTCCAGCCCTATGGCCTGGACAATCGCCAGGCGCCCTACCTGGGGCCGGTGCGCGAAGATGCGCTGGGCTTGATGCAATGGATCGGCGTGGCCGAGTTGTTGAGCGATGACGTGCGTGCGTTGCTGTTTTCCAGCGAGTTGAGCCTATGA
- a CDS encoding hybrid sensor histidine kinase/response regulator gives MTPDQMRDASLLELFSLEADAQTQVLSAGLLALERNPTQADQLEACMRAAHSLKGAARIVGVDAGVSVAHVMEDCLVSAQEARLYLQPEHIDALLQGTDLLMRIATPGNNVGAADIQAYVALMERLLDPSQPSAMVAPKPEPAPMPVIEAPAPAPEPEPAPAVISEPPRQGKRMTEGGERVLRVTAERLNSLLDLSSKSLVETQRLKPYLASLQRLKRLQSNSLRALDTLEGHLKVIDLNLEAQEALADTRRLLSEAQALLAQKNAELDEYGWQAGQRAQVLYDTALACRMRPFADVLAGQVRMVRDLGRSLGKQVRLEIEGEKTQVDRDVLEKLEAPLTHLLRNAVDHGIEMPEQRLLAGKPAEGLIRLRASHQAGLLVLELSDDGNGVDLERLRGTIVDRHLSPVETALRLSEEELLTFLFLPGFSLRDKVTEVSGRGVGLDAVQHMVRQLRGAVVLEQTAGQGSRFHLEVPLTLSVVRSLVVEVGEEAYAFPLAHIERMCDLAPEDIVQLEGRQHFWHEGRHVGLVAASQLLQRPPGQTPGDTLKVVVIRERDAVYGIAVERFIGERTLVVLPLDDRLGKVQDISAGALLDDGSVVLIVDVEDMLRSVDKLLNTGRLERIARRTQQATEAPRKRVLVVDDSLTVRELQRKLLLNRGYEVAVAVDGMDGWNALRSEDFDLLITDIDMPRMDGIELVTLLRRDSRLQSLPVMVVSYKDREEDRRRGLDAGADYYLAKASFHDDALLDAVVELIGGARA, from the coding sequence ATGACCCCCGACCAGATGCGCGATGCCTCGCTGTTGGAACTGTTCAGTCTGGAAGCCGATGCGCAGACCCAGGTGCTCAGTGCGGGCCTGCTGGCCCTGGAACGCAACCCGACCCAGGCCGACCAGCTTGAGGCCTGCATGCGCGCCGCGCACTCGCTCAAGGGCGCGGCGCGGATTGTCGGGGTGGATGCCGGCGTCAGCGTGGCCCATGTCATGGAAGACTGCCTGGTCAGCGCCCAGGAAGCGCGCTTGTACCTGCAGCCCGAGCATATCGACGCGTTGCTGCAGGGCACGGATTTGCTGATGCGCATCGCCACCCCGGGCAATAACGTAGGGGCGGCGGATATCCAGGCCTATGTGGCGCTGATGGAGCGCTTGCTGGACCCGTCGCAACCCAGCGCCATGGTCGCGCCGAAACCCGAACCGGCTCCCATGCCGGTGATCGAGGCGCCGGCGCCGGCGCCCGAACCTGAGCCGGCGCCCGCCGTCATCAGCGAGCCGCCGCGCCAGGGCAAACGCATGACCGAAGGCGGTGAGCGCGTGCTGCGTGTCACGGCCGAACGCTTGAACAGCCTGTTGGACCTGTCCAGCAAATCGTTGGTGGAAACCCAGCGACTCAAGCCCTACCTGGCCAGCCTGCAGCGCCTCAAGCGCCTGCAAAGCAACAGCCTGCGCGCCCTGGATACCCTGGAGGGCCACCTCAAGGTCATCGACCTGAACCTTGAGGCCCAGGAAGCCCTGGCCGATACCCGCCGCTTGTTGAGTGAGGCCCAGGCGCTGCTGGCGCAGAAGAACGCCGAGCTGGATGAGTACGGCTGGCAGGCCGGCCAGCGTGCCCAGGTGCTTTACGACACCGCCTTGGCCTGTCGCATGCGCCCGTTTGCCGATGTGCTGGCCGGGCAGGTGCGCATGGTGCGTGACCTCGGCCGCAGCCTGGGCAAGCAAGTGCGCCTGGAGATCGAGGGCGAAAAGACCCAGGTCGACCGCGATGTGCTGGAAAAGCTCGAGGCGCCACTCACGCATTTATTACGCAATGCCGTCGACCACGGCATTGAAATGCCCGAGCAGCGGCTGCTGGCGGGCAAGCCGGCGGAAGGCTTGATTCGCCTGCGCGCGTCCCATCAAGCCGGCTTGCTGGTGCTGGAGTTGAGCGATGACGGTAACGGCGTCGACCTTGAGCGCCTGCGCGGCACCATTGTCGATCGGCACCTGTCCCCCGTGGAAACCGCGCTGCGCCTGAGCGAGGAAGAACTGCTCACGTTCCTGTTCCTGCCGGGGTTCAGCCTGCGCGACAAGGTGACCGAAGTGTCCGGTCGCGGCGTCGGCCTGGATGCGGTGCAGCATATGGTGCGTCAACTGCGCGGCGCCGTGGTGCTGGAGCAGACGGCGGGGCAGGGCAGTCGCTTTCATCTTGAGGTGCCGTTGACCTTGTCGGTGGTGCGCAGCCTGGTGGTGGAGGTCGGTGAGGAGGCCTACGCCTTCCCGCTGGCGCACATCGAGCGCATGTGCGACCTGGCGCCCGAGGACATTGTGCAACTGGAAGGTCGCCAGCATTTCTGGCACGAGGGCCGGCATGTCGGCCTGGTCGCCGCCAGTCAGCTGTTGCAGCGTCCACCGGGGCAAACCCCTGGCGATACCTTGAAAGTGGTGGTGATACGCGAGCGCGATGCCGTGTATGGGATCGCCGTGGAGCGCTTTATCGGTGAGCGCACCCTGGTGGTATTGCCGCTGGATGATCGCCTGGGCAAGGTCCAGGATATTTCCGCCGGCGCATTGCTCGACGATGGCTCTGTGGTCCTGATCGTCGACGTGGAGGACATGCTGCGTTCGGTGGACAAGTTGCTCAACACCGGCCGCCTGGAACGCATCGCCCGGCGCACCCAGCAGGCTACCGAGGCACCGCGCAAGCGGGTGCTGGTGGTGGACGACTCGCTGACCGTGCGTGAGCTGCAACGCAAGTTATTACTCAATCGCGGTTATGAAGTGGCCGTTGCGGTCGATGGCATGGATGGCTGGAACGCATTGCGTTCCGAGGATTTCGACCTGCTTATCACTGATATTGATATGCCTCGCATGGACGGTATTGAATTGGTCACACTCTTGCGCCGTGACAGTCGCCTGCAATCGTTGCCGGTGATGGTGGTTTCCTACAAGGATCGGGAAGAAGACCGACGCCGAGGCCTTGACGCCGGCGCCGACTATTATCTGGCCAAAGCCAGCTTCCACGACGATGCCTTGCTCGACGCCGTGGTTGAACTGATCGGGGGCGCCCGGGCATGA
- a CDS encoding chemotaxis response regulator protein-glutamate methylesterase encodes MRIAIVNDMPLAVEALRRALNLEPAHEVVWVASNGLEAVQRCAERLPDLILMDLIMPVMDGVEATRQIMAETPCAILLVTVDRQANMSRVFEAMGHGALDVVDTPALGVGNPRDAAAPLLRKILNIGWLIGQRGSRVRAESAPERSTGKRQSLVAIGSSAGGPAALEVLLKGLPRNFPAAIVLVQHVDQVFAAGMAEWLSSASGLPVRLAREGEPPQSGVVLLAGTNHHIRLLKNGTLAYTAEPVNEIYRPSIDVFFESVASYWIGDAVGVLLTGMGRDGAQGLKLMREQGYLTIAQDQSSSAVYGMPKAAAAIDAAVEIRPLERIAPRLQEVFAT; translated from the coding sequence ATGAGGATTGCGATCGTCAATGACATGCCCCTGGCCGTCGAGGCGTTGCGGCGCGCCTTGAACCTGGAACCCGCGCACGAGGTGGTATGGGTGGCCAGTAATGGCCTGGAAGCGGTACAGCGCTGTGCCGAACGGCTGCCGGACCTGATCCTGATGGACTTGATCATGCCGGTAATGGACGGCGTGGAGGCCACGCGGCAGATCATGGCCGAGACGCCCTGCGCGATTCTGCTGGTGACCGTCGACCGCCAGGCCAATATGAGCCGGGTGTTCGAAGCCATGGGCCACGGCGCCCTGGATGTGGTGGACACCCCGGCGCTCGGCGTGGGCAACCCCAGGGATGCGGCAGCGCCGTTGTTGCGCAAGATCCTCAATATCGGCTGGCTGATCGGCCAGCGCGGTAGCCGTGTGCGCGCCGAAAGCGCGCCCGAGCGCAGCACCGGCAAACGCCAGAGCCTGGTGGCGATCGGTTCTTCAGCGGGCGGTCCGGCTGCTCTGGAAGTCCTGCTCAAGGGATTGCCCCGCAACTTTCCCGCCGCCATCGTGCTGGTCCAGCATGTGGACCAGGTGTTCGCCGCCGGCATGGCCGAGTGGTTGAGCAGTGCGTCCGGCCTGCCGGTGCGCTTGGCGCGAGAGGGTGAGCCGCCGCAAAGCGGCGTGGTCTTGCTGGCCGGTACCAACCACCATATTCGCTTGTTGAAAAATGGCACGCTAGCCTATACCGCAGAGCCGGTGAACGAGATTTACCGGCCGTCCATCGACGTGTTTTTCGAAAGTGTCGCCAGCTATTGGATCGGTGACGCCGTCGGCGTACTGCTGACCGGCATGGGGCGCGACGGCGCCCAGGGCCTTAAGTTGATGCGCGAACAAGGATATTTGACCATCGCCCAGGACCAGTCGAGTTCGGCGGTGTATGGGATGCCCAAAGCAGCGGCGGCGATTGACGCCGCTGTTGAAATTCGCCCACTGGAAAGAATTGCGCCGCGATTGCAGGAGGTCTTTGCAACATGA